The following are from one region of the Vitis riparia cultivar Riparia Gloire de Montpellier isolate 1030 chromosome 14, EGFV_Vit.rip_1.0, whole genome shotgun sequence genome:
- the LOC117929910 gene encoding myb-related protein 315-like, which translates to MGRQPCCDKVGLKRGPWAIEEDHKLMSFILNNGIQCWRMVPKLAGLLRCGKSCRLRWINYLRPDLKRGALSEVEENQIIQLHSRLGNRWSKIASHFPGRTDNEIKNHWNTRIKKRLKQLGLDPVTHKPIEEKDEVNEKNDTVPDSASSKQQEESNGERGDTLDTVQGKQTGGEMTSHEASTDDLLNEMLGGSSDLELGLLMNQQTKTSSNTYSPSFSLEDSLNPSMAESSSLQDDCLQQWVDCTVDSLLSWDNFNHLEQELFFLANSH; encoded by the exons ATGGGAAGACAGCCTTGTTGTGACAAGGTTGGGTTGAAGAGAGGTCCATGGGCAATTGAGGAAGATCACAAACTCATGAGCTTCATCCTCAATAATGGTATCCAATGCTGGAGAATGGTTCCCAAGCTTGCAG GATTGTTGAGATGTGGAAAGAGTTGCAGACTAAGATGGATCAATTATCTGAGGCCGGATCTTAAGAGAGGCGCACTATCAGAAGTGGAAGAGAATCAGATAATCCAACTTCATTCACGTCTTGGTAACAG GTGGTCTAAGATTGCCTCACACTTCCCTGGTCGCACGGATAATGAAATCAAGAACCACTGGAATACACGAATCAAGAAGCGGCTAAAGCAACTGGGGTTAGACCCAGTGACCCACAAACCAATCGAGGAAAAGGATGAGgtcaatgagaaaaatgacacGGTTCCAGACTCAGCTTCGTCAAAACAGCAAGAGGAAAGTAATGGTGAGAGGGGTGATACTCTGGACACAGTACAAGGGAAACAAACTGGAGGGGAAATGACCAGCCATGAAGCAAGTACTGACGATCTTTTAAATGAAATGTTGGGTGGAAGCTCGGACTTGGAGTTGGGACTACTGATGAACCAGCAAACCAAAACCTCATCAAACACCTACAGTCCCTCATTTTCTCTAGAAGATTCTCTGAACCCTTCCATGGCTGAATCCTCATCTCTCCAAGATGACTGCTTACAGCAATGGGTTGATTGTACAGTGGACTCTCTACTCTCATGGGACAACTTCAATCATCTAGAACAAGAGCTTTTCTTCTTGGCAAATAGCCATTGA
- the LOC117931047 gene encoding glycosyltransferase family 92 protein RCOM_0530710, which yields MKERRKRDAGSWGRFFWCTFFVVFSCVVVTGVTFSTFSIFGEKFRPVLVSSWRKQAMEAIAGESFIPPAISIRETVIFPDQELVFLKYPPSARLFTKDDLDCLYFSPNSSDSHIKLPPEDVDGETRDHQIVRCPRRPRGFTLSLVLKSNALLRPGPTHQWDSLVYEALIDRDNTTVAFVKGLNLRPDRASNPTRFECVYGWDFRKPRFLLRSEVVSIAQEVVRCRTPLSILNNPQRLNSTIKVSVRMKGKGILNSIAEPKRRSPPDPPIRKQHEMCICTMVRNQARFLREWIMYHAQIGVQRWFIYDNNSVDNIEKVLESLETANLNISRHLWPWIKTQEAGFAHCALRARDSCEWVGFIDVDEFLHLPSGASLQDVVWNQSRSANNNVAELRISCYSFGPSGLTSVPPKGVAVGYTCRLSAPERHKSIVRPEALNSTLINVVHHFHLRNGFDFVNVDRGAMVINHYKYQVWEVFKEKFYRRVAAYVADWQDEENVGSKDRAPGLGTRAVEPLDWSTRFCEVTDTGLRDRVLQIFKDPETHRMPWQEHQQDEEDSSILIERDKQLRSQRLYSGQESKQSPEKQSESVENDGSAECVFSPRFKSVAALAGWDEEALLIASLVVEDTPDRLVKHKKRSDLTFKTPPSNSRRKRRTQRRSPASIPVTVLDLDEGENAKEESEKKKIETKTAEHEEKNVTGDKQQGAESSAASCSASTSTSVLPCMDRLREELSCAICLEICFEPSTTPCGHSFCKKCLRSAADKCGKRCPKCRQMISNGRSCTVNTVLWNTIQLLFPQEVEARKAAGALNSREAKRQSPEKEGQTITRNRSVRPSSGVASRDASVRRRRGMPSQSEDAALALRLQREEFMEAFREQPHEEQRSTVSVARANLRAMASRAVSLRVRGRPYLL from the exons ATGAAAGAACGTCGGAAACGGGACGCGGGTTCATGGGGCAGATTCTTCTGGTGTACGTTCTTCGTGGTCTTCTCTTGCGTTGTCGTCACTGGTGTCACCTTCTCCACCTTTAGCATCTTTGGAG AGAAGTTTCGTCCAGTTCTAGTCTCTTCATGGAGAAAGCAGGCGATGGAAGCCATCGCCGGCGAGTCCTTTATTCCCCCGGCGATCTCAATTCGGGAAACTGTCATATTCCCCGACCAGGAACTGGTTTTCCTAAAGTACCCTCCATCTGCTCGCTTATTCACCAAAGATGACCTGGACTGCCTTTACTTCTCTCCCAACTCATCGGACAGCCACATCAAGCTACCGCCGGAGGATGTCGACGGAGAGACGCGCGACCATCAGATCGTACGGTGCCCGCGGCGCCCACGTGGATTCACCTTGTCCCTTGTGCTGAAATCCAACGCTCTACTCCGACCTGGCCCCACCCACCAGTGGGACTCTCTGGTGTACGAAGCTCTAATCGACCGGGACAACACCACCGTCGCTTTTGTGAAAGGCCTCAATCTACGGCCCGATAGGGCCTCCAACCCCACAAGATTTGAATGCGTGTACGGATGGGATTTCAGGAAGCCCAGGTTCTTACTACGATCCGAGGTGGTGTCAATTGCCCAGGAGGTTGTGCGTTGCAGAACCCCGCTGAGCATATTGAACAATCCCCAAAGGCTCAATAGCACCATTAAGGTATCGGTTCGGATGAAGGGCAAGGGCATACTAAACTCAATAGCGGAGCCCAAACGCCGTTCCCCCCCTGACCCACCCATTCGGAAGCAACACGAGATGTGCATATGCACCATGGTCCGGAACCAGGCACGCTTCTTGCGGGAATGGATCATGTACCATGCCCAAATCGGGGTCCAACGTTGGTTCATCTACGACAACAACAGCGTGGACAACATCGAAAAGGTATTGGAGTCCTTAGAGACTGCCAACCTCAACATTTCGCGACACCTATGGCCTTGGATCAAAACGCAGGAAGCCGGTTTCGCTCATTGCGCCTTACGGGCCCGTGACAGTTGCGAGTGGGTCGGGTTCATCGACGTGGATGAGTTCCTACACTTGCCATCAGGCGCATCGCTCCAAGATGTTGTGTGGAACCAATCAAGGTCCGCCAACAACAACGTAGCTGAACTGCGAATCTCTTGCTACAGTTTCGGGCCATCGGGGCTAACAAGCGTGCCACCAAAGGGCGTGGCGGTCGGGTACACATGTCGATTATCCGCACCGGAGAGGCACAAGAGCATAGTGAGGCCAGAGGCATTGAACTCCACATTGATCAATGTGGTGCACCATTTTCACTTGAGGAATGGTTTTGATTTTGTGAACGTGGATAGAGGGGCGATGGTCATTAATCACTACAAGTACCAAGTATGGGAAGTGTTCAAAGAGAAGTTCTATAGGAGGGTGGCCGCATACGTGGCTGATTGGCAAGATGAGGAAAACGTGGGGTCCAAGGACAGAGCCCCCGGGTTGGGAACCAGAGCCGTGGAACCACTTGACTGGTCCACCCGATTCTGTGAGGTGACGGACACAGGGCTCAGGGATCGGGTTCTGCAAATTTTCAAAGACCCGGAGACCCACAGGATGCCATGGCAGGAGCATCAACAAGATGAGGAGGACAGTTCAATTTTGATCGAGCGTGACAAGCAATTGAGGAGTCAGAGGTTGTATAGTGG ACAAGAATCGAAACAAAGCCCCGAAAAGCAGTCAGAGAGCGTTGAAAATGATGGAAGTGCAGAGTGTGTTTTCAGCCCCAGGTTCAAATCTGTGGCTGCACTGGCTGGTTGGGACGAGGAGGCTCTTCTCATCGCCAGTCTTGTGGTTGAAGACACGCCCGATCGACTGGTCAAGCACAAGAAACGCTCCGATTTGACGTTCAAGACTCCTCCATCCAATTCAAGAAG AAAACGCAGAACTCAGAGAAGGAGTCCGGCTTCAATCCCTGTTACGGTTCTTGACCTTGATGAAggagaaaatgcaaaagaag AAAGTgagaaaaagaagatagaaaCAAAAACTGCCGAGCACGAAGAAAAGAACGTTACAGGAGATAAACAACAGGGTGCGGAAAGCTCTGCCGCATCTTGCTCAGCTTCAACTTCAACTTCGGTTCTTCCCTGTATGGATCGACTCAGGGAAGAGCTTTCTTGTGCA ATATGTCTAGAGATATGCTTCGAGCCCAGTACCACTCCTTGTGGACATAG TTTTTGTAAGAAATGTTTGAGATCTGCTGCAGACAAATGTGGGAAGCGGTGCCCAAAGTGTAGGCAGATGATAAG CAATGGGAGATCCTGCACTGTGAACACAGTCCTGTGGAATACAATACAGCTGCTGTTTCCGCAAGAGGTTGAAGCAAGGAAAGCAGCGGGAGCCTTGAATAGTCGAGAAGCCAAGCGACAAAGCCCAGAAAAAGAGGGTCAAACTATCACAAGGAATAGGAGTGTCCGGCCTTCTTCTGGGGTTGCAAGTAGAGATGCTAGTGTGAGGAGGAGAAGAGGAATGCCAAGCCAAAGTGAGGATGCTGCATTAGCTCTTAGGTTGCAGAGAGAAGAGTTCATGGAAGCTTTCAGGGAACAACCCCACGAGGAACAGAGAAGCACTGTTTCCGTAGCCAGAGCAAATTTGAGGGCTATGGCATCCAGGGCAGTCAGTCTTCGCGTTAGAGGCCGCCCTTACTTGCTCTAG